In Gossypium raimondii isolate GPD5lz chromosome 12, ASM2569854v1, whole genome shotgun sequence, a single window of DNA contains:
- the LOC105764873 gene encoding uncharacterized protein LOC105764873 gives MEFTEAYKQTGPCCFSPNARYIAVAVDYRLMIRDTLSFKVVQLFSCLDKISYIEWALDSEYILCGLYKRPMIQAWSLTQPEWTCKIDEGPAGIAYARWSPDSRHILTTSEFQLRLTVWSLVNTACVHVQWPKHGSKGVSFTKDGKFAAICTRRDCKDYINLLSCHSWEIMGVFAVDTLDMTDIQWSPDDSAIVIGDSPLEYKVLIYSPDGRCLFKYQAYESGLGVKSVSWSPCGQFLAVGSYDQMLRVLNHLTWKTFAEFMHLSTVRAPCCAAVFKEVDEPLQLDMSELCLDDDFMGGSDAPGGHFKVRYEVMEVPITFPFQKPPADKPNPKQGIGLLSWSNDSQYICTRNDSMPTALWIWDIRHLELAAILVQKDPIRAAAWDPISTRLVLCTGSSHLYMWTPSGAYCVSNPLPQFSITDLKWNSDGSCLLLKDKESFCCAAVPLLPESSDYSSDE, from the exons ATGGAGTTCACTGAAGCTTATAAACAAACGGGTCCTTGCTGTTTTTCACCGAATGCTCGTTACATTGCGGTTGCTGTCGATTACCGTCTTATGATTCGGGATACACTCTCCTTCaag GTTGTGCAGTTGTTTTCTTGCTTGGACAAGATAAGCTATATTGAATGGGCACTTGATTCTGAGTACATTCTTTGTGGTCTCTATAAAAGACCCATGATACAGGCATGGTCACTCACCCAACCCGAATGGACATGCAAAATAGATGAAGGTCCTGCTGGTATTGCTTATGCAAGATGGAGCCCAGATAGCCGTCACATACTGACCACCTCGGAGTTTCAGCTGCGATTAACAGTTTGGTCCTTAGTGAACACAGCTTGCGTTCATGTACAATGGCCAAAGCATGGTTCCAAAGGAGTTTCATTTACTAAAGATGGAAAGTTTGCTGCTATCTGCACAAGGCGTGATTGTAAGGACTATATAAATTTGTTGTCCTGTCACTCTTGGGAGATAATGGGTGTTTTCGCCGTTGACACATTGGATATGACTGATATTCAGTGGTCACCGGATGACAGTGCAATAGTGATCGGGGATTCACCTCTTGAATACAAA GTTCTAATATATTCTCCAGATGGAAGGTGTCTCTTTAAGTATCAAGCATATGAAAGTGGACTGGGAGTAAAAAGTGTTTCATGGTCTCCCTGTGGCCAGTTTCTTGCTGTGGGTAGTTATGATCAGATGCTACGAGTTCTAAACCACCTTACTTGGAAAACTTTTGCTGAGTTTATGCACCTATCAACCGTTCGTGCTCCTTGTTGTGCTGCCGTTTTCAAG GAGGTAGATGAGCCGTTGCAACTTGATATGTCTGAATTATGTTTGGACGATGACTTTATGGGAGGCTCTG ATGCCCCAGGCGGACACTTCAAAGTTAGATATGAGGTTATGGAAGTACCCATTACTTTTCCTTTCCAAAAGCCTCCTGCAGACAAACCTAACCCTAAACAAGGAATTG gTCTTCTTTCATGGAGCAATGATAGCCAATATATTTGTACTCGCAATGATAGCATGCCAACTGCACTTTGGATTTGGGACATTCGCCATTTGGAGTTGGCTGCCATCTTGGTGCAAAAGGATCCTATTCGTGCAGCAGCTTGGGATCCGATAAGCACTCGTCTTGTTCTTTGCACTGGCAGCTCTCATTTGTATATGTGGACCCCTTCCGGTGCGTACTGTGTAAGTAATCCGCTACCACAGTTTTCTATAACTGATTTGAAATGGAATTCAGATGGGAGCTGTCTTCTTCTCAAAGACAAGGAGTCATTCTGCTGTGCAGCTGTGCCTCTACTGCCAGAATCCAGTGACTATAGCTCAGATGAGTGA
- the LOC105764874 gene encoding F-box protein At5g07610, whose product MLSTKKIKASPQSPTQLVSSSSADMIASNDDILTLILHRLPLKSLLKFKTVSKHWLCLITHPTFRPHHNSRAISGLFVCRLSDITNPKYDFLNLTPHSSRAPFKSLNFIDDPSGIKILQSCNGLLLCCSFRSNRLGTPYYTYNPTTKHYTVLPPPRHSSSGYYSFGVSLAFDPSKSPHYKVICIRNYDPELLDHYQVEIYSSKTGPWRPSGRPFVAPSNVQFENGVFWNGAIHWVSDWGDSLCFDVEEEQMRDIPMPSSDGDVRLYRYFGESGDHLHLVEVYGSDNLQFDVYEMERDRSGWFVKYQVDLNPVAAAFPEMVRGYADPIDFHFYAFSILCVVHEETDEGSFMVLHLPNKAIRYNFKDNSFRKLHDFAPLRSRVGVGGDSSLEFEYFDAYQFIESFACV is encoded by the coding sequence ATGCTTTCCACCAAGAAAATCAAGGCATCCCCTCAAAGTCCTACCCAGCTTGTATCATCGTCATCAGCTGATATGATAGCCAGCAACGATGACATCTTAACTCTAATCCTTCATCGCCTGCCCCTAAAATCCCTCCTCAAATTCAAGACAGTGTCTAAACACTGGCTTTGTCTCATCACCCATCCCACCTTTCGTCCCCACCACAATTCTAGAGCCATTTCCGGCCTTTTTGTGTGTCGTCTTTCAGATATTACCAATCCAAAATACGACTTCCTCAATCTAACTCCCCATTCCTCTCGTGCCCCCTTTAAGTCCCTCAATTTTATTGACGACCCATCTGGGATCAAAATCTTGCAATCTTGTAATGGCTTGTTGCTTTGTTGTAGCTTTCGTTCTAATCGTCTCGGCACACCTTATTACACTTACAATCCCACTACAAAGCATTACACAGTACTCCCACCACCACGCCACAGTTCTTCCGGGTACTACAGTTTTGGTGTCAGTTTAGCCTTTGATCCTTCAAAGTCACCTCATTACAAAGTCATTTGCATTAGGAATTACGACCCCGAGTTGCTAGATCATTACCAGGTAGAGATTTACTCGTCGAAAACCGGTCCCTGGAGGCCTTCAGGTCGTCCATTCGTAGCACCAAGTAATGTGCAATTCGAAAACGGTGTTTTCTGGAACGGTGCTATTCACTGGGTCAGTGACTGGGGAGATTCGCTATGTTTCGACGTTGAAGAAGAGCAAATGAGGGATATCCCAATGCCCTCCAGCGATGGTGACGTAAGGTTGTACCGGTATTTCGGAGAATCCGGAGACCATTTGCATCTCGTTGAAGTTTATGGTTCAGACAATTTACAGTTTGATGTGTATGAGATGGAGAGAGACCGTTCTGGGTGGTTTGTGAAGTACCAAGTTGATCTAAATCCAGTTGCAGCAGCATTTCCTGAGATGGTTAGGGGCTATGCCGATCCAATAGACTTCCATTTTTACGCGTTTTCAATACTCTGTGTTGTTCATGAAGAAACCGATGAGGGCTCATTCATGGTGCTGCATTTACCTAACAAAGCCATAAGGTATAATTTCAAGGACAACAGTTTCAGAAAGTTGCATGATTTTGCTCCACTTCGTTCTAGAGTTGGGGTTGGGGGAGATAGTTCATTAgagtttgaatattttgatgCTTATCAATTCATTGAGAGCTTTGCTTGTGTGTGA
- the LOC105764876 gene encoding F-box protein At5g07610, with amino-acid sequence MEKLEFSNSYTESTELIGYNDDILINVLIRLPGKSLMRFRNVSKHWLSLISSPYFSRCLNQIPIFPSAIFLRMQPSLNKLKYHFLSLDRNPVREPSVRSFTFVDDPAGIRILQSCNGLLLCCSNNRLGEYNRNYYIYNPTTHQYTTLPKPDNRTQSPNTIFGVILAFDPLKSAHYKVIFVRSSETSPHLYQLEIYSSETHQWSFSSEISKVNNFSQGVYCCGGIHWRNNYGPFLRFDVHQERFQEIPMPKIPDDWDQQTKCRYFGECGGRLHLILTSCKHSTRQFDVYEMKNDFSGWFVKCRVDLNALISANPKMTQSNCHASDHWDYHAFTVLAIVVGEGSGQGSSLPFMVLHVPGKVITYSFKDKTFTLLHDFAPDCTDIEGCTTFEYDDAYPYITTLAIV; translated from the coding sequence AtggaaaaactagagttttCGAACTCATACACGGAATCAACCGAGTTGATAGGCTACAACGATGATATTCTCATTAACGTTCTCATTCGTCTCCCAGGAAAATCTCTCATGAGATTCAGAAACGTATCGAAACACTGGCTCTCTCTGATTTCTAGCCCCTACTTCTCTCGTTGTCTTAATCAAATCCCGATATTTCCCTCTGCCATCTTCTTGCGGATGCAGCCATCTTTAAACAAGCTCAAGTACCACTTCCTTTCACTAGATAGAAACCCGGTTCGGGAGCCATCAGTTCGATCTTTCACTTTTGTTGATGACCCTGCAGGCATTAGGATTCTGCAATCCTGCAATGGCTTGTTATTGTGCTGTAGCAACAACCGGTTAGGAGAATACAACCGGAACTATTACATCTACAATCCTACCACACACCAATACACTACCCTTCCCAAGCCAGATAACAGAACTCAAAGTCCAAACACTATTTTCGGTGTTATTTTAGCTTTTGACCCCTTGAAATCGGCACATTACAAAGTCATTTTTGTTCGAAGTTCAGAGACATCTCCTCATCTTTATCAGCTGGAGATATACTCATCTGAAACTCATCAATGGAGTTTCTCCAGTGAAATTTCCAAGGTTAATAATTTCAGTCAAGGGGTCTATTGTTGTGGTGGTATTCATTGGAGGAACAACTATGGGCCTTTCCTACGCTTTGATGTTCATCAAGAGAGATTTCAAGAGATCCCAATGCCTAAAATTCCAGATGATTGGGACCAACAGACCAAGTGCAGATACTTTGGGGAATGCGGAGGTCGCCTGCATCTTATCTTAACAAGTTGCAAGCATAGTACCAGGCAGTTTGATGTTTACGAGATGAAAAATGACTTCTCCGGATGGTTTGTGAAGTGTCGAGTCGACCTTAATGCGCTGATTTCAGCAAATCCGAAGATGACCCAAAGCAACTGTCACGCATCAGATCATTGGGATTATCATGCATTTACAGTACTAGCCATTGTTGTTGGTGAAGGAAGCGGACAAGGGTCGTCATTGCCTTTCATGGTGTTGCATGTACCCGGAAAGGTCATTACCTACAGTTTCAAAGACAAAACTTTCACATTGCTCCATGATTTTGCTCCTGATTGCACAGACATTGAAGGTTGTACAACCTTCGAATATGACGATGCTTATCCCTATATTACAACTTTAGCCATTGTTTGA
- the LOC105764879 gene encoding putative kinase-like protein TMKL1 has product MMLKLLLSLSSIAFFFILVLVFFFYQKRAATNDQLDDIESKGQKHDEEEDDGSEMEDVITFNGGEDLTICDILDAPGEVIGKSNYGTVYKALLQRSNVVRLLRFLRPVCALRGEEFGDVVQMLGCIRHPNLVPLLGFYAGPRGEKLLVQPFYWHGNLAQLIRDGNVESHRWAVVYKISIGMARGLDHLHTGLQKPIVHGNLKSKNVLLDRNYLPSLSDFGIHLLLNPTSGQEILEASAAEGYKAPELIKMRDASPETDIYSLGVIFLELLSGKEPINEKPTPDEDFYLPNFMRNAVLDHRISDLYHPDLLLRNNNDKGNPVTEESILKFFQLAMTCCSPSPTLRPNSRRVLMMLEEIGK; this is encoded by the exons ATGATGTTAAAACTCCTCCTTTCATTATCTTCAATAgctttcttcttcattctcGTACTTGTCTTCTTCTTTTACCAAAAGAGGGCAGCGACAAATGATCAGCTGGATGACATTGAAAGCAAAGGGCAGAAgcatgatgaagaagaagatgatgggtCAGAAATGGAGGACGTGATCACTTTCAACGGTGGAGAAGACCTCACCATATGTGACATTCTCGATGCTCCCGGTGAAGTGATTGGCAAATCCAACTATGGGACCGTGTATAAGGCCTTGTTGCAGAGGAGTAACGTGGTGAGATTGCTTCGGTTCTTGAGGCCTGTGTGTGCCTTGAGAGGTGAAGAGTTTGGTGATGTGGTTCAGATGTTGGGGTGCATTAGACATCCCAATTTGGTGCCTCTTTTGGGATTTTATGCTGGGCCTAGAGGAGAGAAGCTTCTTGTTCAACCTTTTTATTGGCATGGCAATTTGGCTCAGTTAATCAGAG ATGGGAATGTGGAATCTCATAGATGGGCAGTGGTTTACAAGATTTCCATTGGTATGGCTAGAGGGTTAGATCATCTACATACAGGATTGCAAAAGCCAATAGTCCATGGAAACCTTAAGTCTAAGAACGTACTTTTGGATCGAAATTATCTGCCCTCTCTCTCAGATTTCGGCATACACCTACTCTTGAATCCTACCTCTGGTCAAGAAATACTTGAAGCTTCAGCAGCTGAGGGCTATAAAGCTCCTGAGCTCATCAAAATGAGGGATGCAAGTCCGGAGACTGATATATACAGTCTTGGGGTGATCTTTCTTGAACTACTTTCGGGGAAAGAACCGATAAATGAAAAGCCAACACCTGATGAGGATTTTTATCTGCCAAACTTCATGCGGAATGCAGTTCTTGATCATAGAATCAGCGATCTGTATCATCCAGACCTACTTCTGAGGAACAACAATGATAAGGGAAATCCGGTTACTGAAGAATCCATTCTTAAATTCTTTCAGCTTGCCATGACTTGTTGTTCTCCTTCTCCTACTCTTAGACCGAATAGCAGACGAGTGCTCATGATGCTCGAAGAAATCGGGAAGTAG